From the Wolbachia endosymbiont (group B) of Protocalliphora azurea genome, one window contains:
- the sdhC gene encoding succinate dehydrogenase, cytochrome b556 subunit encodes MSNRPLSPHLQIYKVQVTSFFSIMHRLTGILLFLLLIILSWYFILYVYSPKLIIVRCLNALLFTPVAKLAYILCFVSFMYHFLNGIRHLLWDAGLNLEIASVLKSAILLTIMLFLSTMAFLFIFI; translated from the coding sequence ATGAGTAACAGGCCTCTTTCCCCACATTTACAAATATATAAAGTACAAGTTACTAGTTTTTTTTCTATTATGCATAGATTGACTGGTATCTTGCTGTTTCTTTTATTAATCATACTTTCTTGGTATTTTATATTATATGTTTACTCCCCTAAGTTAATTATAGTAAGGTGCTTAAATGCATTATTGTTCACTCCTGTTGCTAAATTAGCTTATATCTTATGCTTTGTAAGCTTTATGTATCATTTTCTCAATGGTATTCGTCATTTATTGTGGGATGCTGGGCTTAATTTAGAAATTGCTAGTGTTTTAAAAAGTGCTATATTACTAACAATAATGCTATTTCTTTCTACTATGGCTTTTTTATTTATATTTATATGA
- the sdhD gene encoding succinate dehydrogenase, hydrophobic membrane anchor protein produces the protein MSQSVNSVHHWWIQRVSAVILLFLFPWFIYSFSCTFYVDSPLSFNEKLFQAINHPLELLFFVILVFCIFWHAVLGMQVVCEDYIDSVPLRIFTITCIKYLSSITYIVLAFTTFFFYRHIFL, from the coding sequence ATGAGTCAATCTGTAAATTCAGTACATCATTGGTGGATCCAGCGTGTTTCTGCGGTGATTTTGTTATTTTTATTTCCTTGGTTTATTTACTCATTTTCTTGCACATTTTATGTTGATAGCCCTTTATCTTTTAATGAAAAATTATTTCAGGCTATTAATCATCCACTAGAGCTTTTGTTTTTTGTTATACTGGTGTTTTGCATTTTTTGGCATGCAGTTCTTGGAATGCAGGTAGTGTGTGAAGATTATATAGACAGCGTACCTCTAAGGATTTTTACAATTACATGCATAAAATACTTATCAAGCATTACTTATATAGTCCTTGCTTTTACGACTTTTTTCTTTTATAGGCATATTTTCTTGTAA
- a CDS encoding sugar phosphate nucleotidyltransferase: MRPVILCGGSGSRLWPLSKPKQFQKIFSQNTMFHNTLLRLKGDYMPPIITTNIQYESLLMQELHALQECKVVFEPVKIGTAAAILIAVLLCDRNETILVLPSDHFIGDLNSFYVSIEKASKLASETDSIVTFGIKPHEFNSEYGYINAVYGQKEKCHIVKDFTEKPERKVSNDHYWNSGIFVFRAKRYIDEIKKIAPTLYNLCCESMKHFVPRERFLYLEQQNCAGMGDTSIDHLVIEKAENIAMVEANFDWMDIGTWSSVLELSKRFSENLVSFQHVTKGREPVLMTENDAKNLLGRVYKRPSKSLMLFINKVKEVKPIRKEVKPWGFYSVVLMGKDFLIKYLFINPLSCTSKQFHHYRDEYHIILSGVGCVSLDDKTYAITKNHVVEIPRKVFHKIENKSTRFPLEIVEFQVGKFLSDNDIVRLDDIYGRS; encoded by the coding sequence ATGCGCCCTGTAATACTGTGTGGTGGTAGTGGCAGCAGACTTTGGCCTCTATCTAAGCCAAAGCAATTTCAGAAAATATTTAGTCAGAATACTATGTTTCACAACACTTTGTTGAGGCTAAAAGGCGATTATATGCCACCCATCATTACCACAAATATACAATATGAGTCATTATTGATGCAGGAATTACATGCATTACAGGAATGTAAAGTAGTTTTTGAACCAGTTAAAATTGGGACAGCGGCAGCAATACTAATTGCTGTGCTTCTCTGCGATAGGAACGAGACAATCTTAGTTCTGCCTTCAGACCATTTTATAGGTGATTTGAATAGTTTTTATGTTTCTATTGAGAAAGCGTCTAAGCTAGCCTCTGAAACTGACTCTATAGTCACTTTTGGGATAAAGCCTCATGAATTCAATTCGGAATACGGCTATATAAATGCAGTATATGGTCAGAAAGAAAAATGTCATATAGTAAAAGATTTTACAGAAAAACCCGAGCGTAAGGTAAGTAACGATCATTATTGGAACTCTGGAATATTTGTGTTTAGAGCAAAACGCTATATAGATGAGATAAAAAAAATTGCTCCGACTCTCTATAATTTATGTTGTGAAAGTATGAAGCATTTTGTACCACGAGAGAGATTTCTGTATTTAGAACAGCAAAATTGTGCAGGAATGGGTGATACATCTATTGATCACCTAGTGATAGAAAAAGCAGAAAATATTGCAATGGTAGAAGCTAATTTTGATTGGATGGATATTGGTACTTGGAGTTCAGTTTTAGAACTGAGTAAGAGATTTAGTGAGAATTTAGTTTCATTTCAGCATGTAACAAAAGGAAGAGAGCCAGTTTTGATGACAGAAAATGATGCAAAAAATTTACTAGGTAGAGTTTATAAACGGCCAAGTAAGAGCCTAATGTTGTTCATTAATAAAGTTAAGGAAGTAAAGCCAATAAGGAAAGAGGTTAAGCCATGGGGATTTTATAGTGTAGTTTTAATGGGCAAGGATTTTCTTATAAAATACCTTTTTATAAATCCACTGAGCTGCACTTCTAAGCAATTTCACCACTATAGAGATGAGTACCATATAATACTATCAGGGGTTGGATGCGTGAGTTTAGATGACAAAACATATGCTATAACAAAAAATCATGTAGTAGAGATTCCAAGGAAGGTGTTTCATAAAATTGAGAATAAAAGTACAAGATTTCCTCTTGAGATAGTTGAGTTTCAGGTAGGAAAGTTTTTATCTGATAATGATATAGTAAGATTGGACGATATATATGGAAGGTCTTAA
- a CDS encoding lipoprotein-releasing ABC transporter permease subunit — MSIAFEFTMAIRYLRAKNSRFCSIMALFSIIGIALGVATLIVVMSVMNGFRAKLLDSVLGINGHINVYFDRSINSDYHAVLKSIEKIPGVLKATSMTNDQVIVAANSGIVGSVVRGVSTKDLLNNTIVKNNVIMGNVEKFDEGIIIGARLAEALNIDYGDNIMLISPEGFDALSGEIPKMKEYKVVAIFDMGMFEYDNTLMYMPIKSAKAFFNYKDNVRNIEVFVDDIAMANKLANAIAKETGMRAESWQSQQSHYVNALKTERNVMFLILTLIIVVAAFNIVSNLMMIVQEKKSAIAIMRTFGATSGSIMRIFCACGLLIGFTGTCLGSIIGVVFSLNIESIRVFLENITNIKLFDPMIYFFSSLPVILVSQDVINISALALFLSFLATIPPALQAAAQDPVEILRYE, encoded by the coding sequence ATGTCTATTGCCTTTGAATTTACTATGGCTATTCGCTATTTGCGAGCAAAGAATTCTAGATTTTGCTCTATAATGGCCTTGTTTTCTATTATTGGTATTGCTCTTGGAGTTGCAACGCTAATAGTAGTAATGTCTGTAATGAATGGGTTCAGAGCAAAGCTGCTCGACTCTGTACTTGGCATTAATGGTCATATTAATGTTTACTTTGATAGAAGCATAAATTCAGATTACCACGCAGTGTTAAAATCTATTGAGAAAATCCCAGGTGTATTAAAAGCTACTTCTATGACCAATGATCAAGTGATCGTTGCAGCAAATAGTGGAATTGTGGGTAGCGTAGTCCGTGGTGTGTCAACTAAAGACTTACTTAATAATACTATCGTTAAGAATAATGTAATTATGGGTAACGTGGAAAAATTCGATGAAGGTATCATAATAGGGGCAAGATTAGCAGAAGCTTTGAATATTGATTATGGTGATAACATTATGCTTATATCACCTGAAGGATTTGATGCACTGTCTGGTGAAATACCAAAAATGAAAGAATATAAAGTTGTAGCAATATTTGATATGGGTATGTTTGAGTACGACAATACCTTAATGTATATGCCCATAAAGTCAGCTAAAGCTTTTTTTAATTATAAAGATAATGTGAGAAATATAGAAGTGTTTGTAGATGATATTGCTATGGCTAATAAGCTAGCAAACGCTATAGCAAAAGAAACAGGAATGAGAGCTGAAAGTTGGCAGTCTCAGCAAAGCCATTATGTTAATGCTTTAAAGACTGAAAGAAATGTGATGTTTTTAATTCTCACTTTAATTATAGTTGTAGCAGCATTTAATATTGTTTCAAATTTGATGATGATAGTGCAAGAAAAGAAATCTGCAATTGCAATTATGCGTACGTTTGGTGCAACAAGCGGAAGCATTATGCGCATATTTTGTGCTTGTGGATTGCTGATTGGTTTTACAGGAACTTGTCTTGGCTCTATTATAGGGGTTGTTTTTTCTCTCAATATTGAAAGTATTAGAGTGTTTTTAGAAAACATTACCAACATCAAACTGTTTGATCCTATGATATACTTTTTTTCAAGTTTGCCAGTGATATTAGTCTCTCAAGATGTGATTAACATTTCTGCACTTGCATTGTTCTTATCATTTTTAGCGACAATTCCTCCTGCATTACAAGCAGCTGCTCAAGATCCTGTGGAGATATTACGTTATGAATGA